CGCCGAGATCTACGACCGCAACCTGGGCCCCGGCACGCCCTTCAACCTGCCGCGCGGATTGAACGCCTCGTGGAAGGACGGCGGCCTGATCTACGCACCGCCCATCCGCTAAAGCGATTTCCCAAGAGGGGGAGGCTGCTCGACTTCAGCCTTCCCCTCTTTTTTTCTGCTTGGTTGTGAAGTCCCTTTTGGCTGTTGGGGAGGAAGTCGATGAGCACAGAGAGTTTGCGTCGGGAAGGTATCCCCTTCTGGCGTGACGAGCGGGTTTTGCAGGTCCTCAGTCAAATCATCTTTCTGGTCGTGGTCGTGGCCGTGGGCTACTCCCTGTATCGGAACATGATGGTCGCATTGGCCAAACAGGGGTTGTTGCCCAGTTTCCACTGGCTGAAATTGACCGCCGGGTTCGACATCGGAGAGCATCTGATCTCCTACTCTCGCGCCAGCACCTATGGCCGCGCTTTCCTTGTCGGCATCCTCAACACCTTGCTGGTGAGTTTTTTGGGTATCATTTTCGCCACTTTGTTGGGTGTTATTGTTGGCGTCGCCCGTCTTTCGGGCAACTGGTTACTCAGCCGCCTGGCTGCTTTTTATGTTGAGGTGCTGCGCAACATCCCCTTGCTGGTGCTCCTGGTCTTCTGGTACACCGGCCTGTTCCTGAAACTACCCCGCGCCAAAGAGGCAATGGTCCTGCCAGGGCCCATTTACCTCAGCAACCGCGGCGTGGCCATCCCCTGGGGGATCCCCACCGAGACCTTCCGCCTCTACCTTTGGGTGCTGCTCTTCGCCGTCGTTGCGGCGGCCATCGTGGCCTGGCGGCT
This genomic stretch from Anaerolineae bacterium harbors:
- a CDS encoding ABC transporter permease subunit (The N-terminal region of this protein, as described by TIGR01726, is a three transmembrane segment that identifies a subfamily of ABC transporter permease subunits, which specificities that include histidine, arginine, glutamine, glutamate, L-cystine (sic), the opines (in Agrobacterium) octopine and nopaline, etc.) — translated: MSTESLRREGIPFWRDERVLQVLSQIIFLVVVVAVGYSLYRNMMVALAKQGLLPSFHWLKLTAGFDIGEHLISYSRASTYGRAFLVGILNTLLVSFLGIIFATLLGVIVGVARLSGNWLLSRLAAFYVEVLRNIPLLVLLVFWYTGLFLKLPRAKEAMVLPGPIYLSNRGVAIPWGIPTETFRLYLWVLLFAVVAAAIVAWRLTLIGKRTGRPPLVTLWTIVTFLVIAILGGLILKPLAWSFPELKGFNTVGGRNLTPEFAALLSGLVIYTSAYIGEVVRSGIQSVSKGQYEAARALGLNGFQTLRLVVFPQALRVIVPPLTSQYLNLTKNSSLAVYIGYPDLYSVAGTIHNQTGRAVEVTLMMMAVYLFFSLVTSLFMNWYNRKIRFVER